The proteins below come from a single Rhodococcus sp. WMMA185 genomic window:
- a CDS encoding putative RNA methyltransferase, whose product MLSDVIDLLACPQCRARVELDEGAVCCDAGHSFDVARQGYVSLMTGAGGKFDGDSPEMIAARADFLGGGSFDPLMDAVADAVVSGSKEDDDLRILEIGAGTGHYLARVLDAVPSGRGIGLDVSKYAARRLARAHPRAGAVVSDAWQSLPVRDHILSHVLCVFAPRNAEEAHRVLAENGSLVVLTPTVRHLGELVELLGMVRVDDRKVERLGAAMSGRFDRTAHAVVEYQMPLSHLDVTRLVGMGPSARHLTPDGLAASIAALPPRYPVTASATVATYTRL is encoded by the coding sequence GTGCTGTCCGACGTGATCGACCTGCTGGCCTGTCCGCAGTGCCGGGCGCGCGTGGAATTGGACGAGGGTGCGGTCTGTTGCGATGCGGGCCACAGCTTCGACGTGGCCCGTCAGGGCTATGTGAGCCTGATGACCGGGGCGGGCGGCAAGTTCGACGGAGACAGCCCCGAGATGATTGCCGCGCGCGCGGACTTCCTCGGCGGCGGCAGCTTCGACCCCTTGATGGACGCTGTAGCCGACGCGGTGGTGTCGGGTTCCAAGGAGGATGACGACCTCCGGATATTGGAGATCGGCGCGGGCACGGGGCACTATCTGGCCAGGGTTCTCGATGCTGTCCCGTCGGGTCGCGGAATCGGACTCGACGTGTCGAAGTACGCGGCTCGCAGGCTCGCGAGGGCGCATCCTCGCGCGGGAGCGGTGGTTTCAGACGCGTGGCAGTCCCTCCCGGTTCGCGACCACATACTCAGCCATGTGCTGTGCGTGTTTGCACCGCGCAACGCGGAGGAGGCGCACCGCGTGCTGGCCGAGAACGGCTCCCTGGTGGTACTCACCCCCACGGTTCGGCACCTTGGGGAGTTGGTGGAACTGTTAGGCATGGTTCGTGTGGACGACCGAAAGGTCGAACGCCTAGGGGCGGCGATGTCAGGGCGGTTCGATCGCACTGCTCACGCGGTAGTGGAGTACCAGATGCCGTTGTCGCATCTGGACGTGACGCGTCTGGTCGGGATGGGTCCCTCAGCGCGACATCTCACTCCGGACGGTCTCGCGGCGTCGATTGCGGCGTTGCCACCTCGGTATCCGGTTACGGCATCGGCGACGGTGGCCACCTACACCCGGCTCTGA
- the glgA gene encoding glycogen synthase has product MRVAMMTKEYPPEIYGGAGVHVTELVAQLRQLCEVDVHCMGAPRTGAAVHVPDPAVAGANPALATLSAQLRMADASAGSDVVHSHTWYTGLAGHLASALYDVPHVLTAHSLEPRRPWKAEQLGGGYRISSWSERNAMEHADAVIAVSEGMRLDVLDAYPFIDPRRVHVVRNGIDTSVWHAGVAAEELSALTRIGIDPGNPVVTFVGRITRQKGVGHLIAAAHHFSPDIQLVLCAGAPDTPEIAAETESAVAALAAHRGNVFWVREMLPTEQVRELLSAATIFVCPSVYEPLGIVNLEAMACETAVVASDVGGIPEVVCDGVTGRLVHYDSYEPEAFELALAEAVNEIASDAAAAAAMGRAGRARAISDFSWAAIARQTLDVYQDALARR; this is encoded by the coding sequence GTGCGGGTGGCAATGATGACCAAGGAGTATCCACCGGAGATATACGGTGGTGCTGGGGTGCACGTCACCGAACTCGTTGCTCAGTTGCGGCAGCTGTGCGAAGTGGATGTGCACTGCATGGGCGCTCCCCGTACCGGCGCCGCGGTACATGTACCAGATCCGGCAGTGGCCGGTGCCAATCCCGCGCTCGCGACGTTGTCCGCCCAGTTGCGCATGGCCGATGCCTCGGCCGGGTCCGACGTCGTGCACTCGCACACCTGGTACACCGGCCTGGCCGGTCATCTGGCATCCGCGCTGTACGACGTGCCCCACGTCCTCACCGCACACTCCCTCGAACCACGCAGACCCTGGAAAGCCGAGCAACTCGGCGGTGGCTACCGCATCTCCTCATGGTCCGAACGCAACGCGATGGAGCACGCCGACGCCGTGATCGCCGTGAGCGAGGGGATGCGCCTCGACGTCCTCGACGCGTATCCGTTCATCGACCCGCGTCGAGTTCACGTGGTACGCAACGGAATCGATACATCCGTATGGCATGCCGGGGTCGCCGCCGAAGAGTTGTCCGCCCTGACGAGAATCGGTATCGATCCAGGCAATCCGGTCGTGACATTCGTCGGGCGCATCACCCGCCAAAAGGGCGTCGGCCACCTGATCGCCGCCGCACACCATTTCTCGCCGGACATTCAGCTGGTCCTGTGCGCGGGCGCCCCCGACACCCCCGAGATCGCCGCCGAGACCGAGAGTGCTGTCGCCGCCCTGGCCGCACATCGCGGCAACGTGTTCTGGGTACGGGAAATGCTCCCAACCGAGCAGGTGCGGGAACTCCTTTCGGCCGCAACTATTTTCGTCTGCCCGTCAGTGTACGAACCGTTGGGCATCGTGAATCTCGAGGCCATGGCCTGCGAAACCGCGGTCGTGGCGTCCGACGTCGGCGGCATTCCCGAAGTGGTGTGCGATGGCGTCACCGGCCGTCTGGTGCACTACGACTCCTATGAACCCGAAGCATTCGAACTTGCTCTGGCCGAAGCGGTCAACGAAATCGCGTCCGACGCCGCTGCCGCCGCTGCCATGGGCCGAGCCGGGCGTGCGCGAGCGATCAGCGACTTCTCCTGGGCGGCGATCGCACGGCAAACACTCGACGTCTACCAAGACGCACTGGCCCGGCGCTGA
- a CDS encoding DUF3117 domain-containing protein: protein MAAMKPRTGDGPLEATKEGRGIVMRVPLEGGGRLVVELTPEEAAVLGEELKGVTG from the coding sequence ATGGCGGCCATGAAGCCTCGGACCGGGGACGGTCCCCTCGAAGCAACCAAAGAGGGACGAGGAATCGTCATGCGGGTTCCCCTCGAGGGTGGTGGACGTCTGGTTGTCGAACTCACCCCAGAGGAAGCTGCTGTACTCGGCGAAGAGCTCAAGGGCGTCACCGGCTAG
- a CDS encoding DNA-3-methyladenine glycosylase I — translation MTGVEDRVRCGWAVDTDGSRLYRDYHDDEWGRPVHGRNELYERLCLEAFQSGLSWITILRKRAAFRTAFDRFDPDAVARYTEADVERLLGDAAIVRNRAKIEAAVSNARAILDLSDTDLDTLLWSFAPPPRPTRLAAMSDVPAVTGESTAMAKELKRRGFKFVGPTTAYALMQATGMVDDHVADCWVPTTR, via the coding sequence GTGACGGGAGTCGAGGATCGTGTGAGGTGCGGGTGGGCCGTGGATACCGACGGTTCTCGGCTGTACCGGGACTATCACGACGACGAGTGGGGTCGTCCCGTGCACGGTCGTAACGAGTTGTACGAACGGTTGTGCCTCGAAGCATTCCAGTCGGGACTGTCGTGGATCACGATCCTGCGCAAACGCGCAGCGTTCCGTACCGCGTTCGACCGGTTCGATCCGGACGCCGTCGCGAGGTACACGGAAGCAGACGTGGAGCGACTGCTCGGCGATGCCGCGATCGTTCGGAACAGGGCGAAAATTGAGGCTGCGGTCAGCAACGCGAGGGCGATTCTGGACCTGTCGGATACCGACCTCGACACCCTGCTGTGGTCGTTCGCTCCTCCGCCACGCCCGACCAGGCTTGCGGCCATGAGCGATGTGCCGGCCGTGACCGGGGAGTCCACGGCCATGGCGAAGGAATTGAAGCGCCGAGGTTTCAAGTTCGTGGGGCCGACTACTGCTTATGCGCTCATGCAGGCGACTGGGATGGTCGACGACCACGTGGCCGACTGCTGGGTGCCGACCACTCGCTGA